From Candidatus Binatia bacterium, the proteins below share one genomic window:
- a CDS encoding glutamine--tRNA ligase/YqeY domain fusion protein, translated as MTTKPTTEVTTTAPGTDFIRQIVSADLQSGKHTVIRTRFPPEPNGYLHIGHAKSICLNFGIAEDFGGFCHLRFDDTNPVKEDIEYVESIQEDVHWLGFDWGDNLFYAADYFDRLYEYAVELIRKGKAYVCHLSAEETRAYRGTLTEPGKNSPYRDRSVEENLNLFDRMRRGEFDEGACVLRARIDMASGNMNMRDPAIYRIKKASHHRTGDKWCIYPMYDWAHGLSDAIEGITHSICTLEFEDHRPLYDWCLDQLDVPCHPQQIEFARLNLTYTVLSKRKLLQLVRDHHVDGWDDPRMPTLAGYRRRGYTPEAVRNFCARIGVSKANSTVDVTLLEHTIRDDLNKRAPRVMGVLNPLRVVIDNYPDDQVEQLDAVNNPEDPSAGTRKVPFSKVLYIEQDDFREVPPPKYFRLSPGKEVRLRWGYFITCTGVTKDPTTDAVTEIHCTYDPATRGGDAPDGRKVKSTIHWVSAAHAVDAEVRLYDRLFRTEFPDREDDLIAALNPDSLQILRGCKLEPSLAAAKPGDRVQFERQGYFFVDPKLSAPDAPVFNRIVGLKDTWAKIEKRGG; from the coding sequence ATGACCACCAAACCCACAACCGAGGTCACTACCACCGCACCCGGCACGGACTTCATCCGCCAGATCGTCAGCGCCGACCTCCAGAGCGGCAAGCACACCGTCATCCGTACTCGCTTCCCCCCGGAACCCAACGGCTACCTCCATATCGGCCACGCCAAGTCCATCTGCCTCAACTTCGGCATTGCCGAGGATTTCGGCGGCTTCTGCCACCTCCGCTTCGACGATACCAACCCGGTCAAGGAGGACATCGAGTACGTCGAGTCCATCCAGGAAGACGTCCACTGGCTCGGCTTCGACTGGGGCGACAACCTCTTCTACGCCGCCGACTACTTCGACCGCCTCTACGAATATGCCGTCGAGCTGATCCGCAAAGGCAAAGCCTACGTCTGCCACCTCTCGGCCGAGGAAACCCGCGCCTATCGCGGCACGCTCACCGAGCCCGGCAAGAACAGCCCCTACCGCGACCGCTCCGTCGAAGAGAATCTCAACCTCTTCGACCGTATGCGCCGCGGCGAGTTCGACGAGGGCGCCTGCGTGCTCCGCGCCAGGATCGACATGGCCTCGGGCAACATGAACATGCGTGACCCGGCCATCTACCGCATCAAGAAAGCCTCGCACCACCGCACCGGCGACAAGTGGTGCATCTACCCCATGTACGACTGGGCCCACGGCCTCTCCGACGCTATCGAAGGCATCACGCACTCCATCTGCACCCTCGAGTTCGAAGACCACCGCCCGCTCTACGACTGGTGCCTCGACCAGCTCGACGTCCCCTGCCACCCGCAGCAGATCGAGTTCGCCCGCCTCAACCTCACGTACACCGTGCTCAGCAAGCGTAAGCTGCTCCAGCTCGTCCGCGACCATCACGTCGACGGCTGGGACGATCCGCGCATGCCGACCCTCGCCGGCTACCGGCGCCGCGGCTACACGCCGGAGGCCGTCCGCAACTTCTGCGCCCGCATCGGCGTCTCCAAGGCCAACAGCACCGTCGACGTGACGCTGCTCGAACACACCATCCGCGACGACCTCAACAAACGAGCCCCGCGTGTCATGGGCGTGCTCAATCCACTGCGCGTCGTCATCGACAATTACCCGGACGATCAGGTCGAACAGCTCGACGCCGTCAACAACCCCGAAGACCCGTCCGCCGGCACCCGCAAGGTGCCGTTCTCGAAGGTCCTCTACATCGAGCAGGACGACTTCCGCGAAGTTCCGCCGCCGAAGTATTTCCGGCTCTCCCCCGGCAAGGAAGTACGACTGCGCTGGGGCTACTTCATCACCTGCACGGGCGTCACAAAGGACCCAACCACCGACGCGGTGACCGAGATTCACTGCACCTACGACCCCGCCACCCGCGGCGGCGATGCGCCTGACGGCCGCAAGGTCAAGAGCACCATTCACTGGGTCTCCGCCGCCCACGCCGTCGACGCCGAGGTGCGTCTGTACGATCGCCTGTTCCGTACGGAGTTCCCCGACCGCGAGGACGATCTCATCGCCGCCCTCAACCCCGACTCGCTGCAGATCCTGCGCGGCTGCAAACTCGAGCCCTCGCTCGCCGCCGCGAAACCCGGCGATCGGGTCCAGTTCGAGCGCCAGGGCTACTTTTTCGTCGACCCGAAGCTCTCGGCCCCCGACGCGCCGGTGTTCAACCGAATCGTCGGGCTCAAGGACACCTGGGCCAAGATCGAAAAGCGCGGCGGGTAA
- a CDS encoding aminotransferase class I/II-fold pyridoxal phosphate-dependent enzyme — protein sequence MPSSDAMPHLLPARHLAHVRYEIRGPLARRAQELERKGYEVIKVNIGNPAAFGFRPPETLRLALLENLSQAEGYCHQKGIFPAREAVVMDTQTRGIAGVTADDVFMGNGVSELILMTMEALIEPGDEVLLPAPDYPLWTAAVVIAGGKPVYYQCRPENEFIPDPEAVAHLLTPRCKALVLVNPNNPTGAVYPREVVEALVRLAERRKIALFSDEIYDRVLYDGAKHVPAATLCEHTLCATFGGLSKVYRACGFRTGWVFFSGRRDHAAEYLSCLEMLASLRLCSSVPGQWAVQTALGGVQSIFDLTAPAGRLGRQRRALIDAVGRSRYLSLTPPRGALYAFIRVKKDDLPDFDDNAFAMRLLEEKHILVVPGSSFNVDYTDHFRVTFLPDEETIQTVFQRIEALLAEMAGGS from the coding sequence ATGCCCTCCTCCGACGCCATGCCGCACCTGTTGCCGGCGCGCCACCTCGCGCATGTCCGCTATGAAATCCGCGGGCCGCTGGCGCGGCGCGCACAAGAGCTCGAACGCAAAGGCTACGAGGTCATCAAGGTAAACATCGGCAACCCGGCCGCGTTCGGTTTCCGTCCGCCCGAAACGCTACGCCTCGCGCTGCTCGAAAACCTCTCGCAGGCCGAAGGCTATTGCCATCAGAAGGGCATCTTCCCGGCGCGCGAAGCCGTGGTCATGGACACGCAGACGCGCGGCATCGCCGGGGTGACGGCCGACGATGTCTTTATGGGCAACGGCGTCTCGGAACTGATTCTGATGACGATGGAGGCGCTAATCGAACCGGGCGATGAGGTGCTGCTGCCGGCGCCCGATTACCCACTGTGGACCGCCGCCGTCGTCATCGCCGGCGGCAAGCCGGTCTACTATCAGTGCCGGCCGGAGAACGAGTTCATTCCCGATCCGGAAGCGGTGGCGCATCTGCTGACCCCGCGCTGCAAGGCGCTGGTATTGGTCAACCCGAACAATCCGACCGGCGCGGTATATCCGCGCGAGGTGGTCGAGGCGCTGGTACGCCTCGCCGAGCGGCGCAAGATCGCGCTCTTCAGCGACGAGATCTACGATCGCGTCCTGTACGACGGCGCCAAACACGTTCCCGCCGCGACGTTGTGCGAGCACACCCTGTGCGCCACCTTCGGCGGCCTCTCGAAGGTGTATCGGGCCTGCGGCTTTCGCACCGGCTGGGTGTTTTTCAGCGGCCGGCGCGATCACGCCGCCGAGTACCTGAGCTGCCTGGAAATGCTGGCGTCACTGCGGCTGTGTTCGAGCGTGCCGGGGCAGTGGGCGGTGCAAACGGCGCTCGGGGGTGTGCAGAGCATCTTTGATCTCACCGCGCCGGCCGGCCGCCTGGGCCGCCAGCGGCGCGCGCTGATCGACGCGGTCGGGCGCTCGCGCTACCTCAGTCTCACCCCCCCGCGCGGCGCGCTGTACGCTTTCATCCGCGTCAAGAAGGACGACCTGCCCGACTTCGACGACAACGCGTTTGCGATGCGTCTGCTGGAGGAGAAGCATATCCTCGTGGTTCCCGGTTCGTCGTTCAACGTCGATTACACCGATCATTTCCGCGTTACTTTCCTGCCCGACGAAGAAACGATTCAGACCGTCTTTCAGCGGATCGAAGCCTTGCTGGCGGAAATGGCCGGGGGTTCGTGA